From a single Capsicum annuum cultivar UCD-10X-F1 chromosome 12, UCD10Xv1.1, whole genome shotgun sequence genomic region:
- the LOC107849261 gene encoding putative pentatricopeptide repeat-containing protein At5g52630 has protein sequence MVFESNFWRLSQNSYFSYTKLLLHLSQTKSLTPGLQIQAHLTKLGLNDSKHRNHLINLHSNCGYFDNARKLLDESPEPDLVSWSSLISGYTKNGFGKDALRAFFKMHSLGLKCNEFTFPSVLKACSVEKELFLGKQIHGVVVVTGFDCDVFVANTLVVMYAKCGELVESRMLFEEIPERNVVSWNALFSCYTQNDFFSEAMCMFRDMIGRGVRPDEYSLSNILNACTGLGDIVEGKKIHGYLVKLGYDYDPFSSNALVDMYAKGGDLKDAIRAFGGIVVPDIVSWNAIIAGCVLHQCQTQAIDMLNQMRRSGIWPNMFTLSSALKACAALELPELGKVLHSLLIKKDIILDSFVSVGLIDMYCKCDLTKDARLIYDLMPGKDLIALNAMISGYSQNEADGACLDLFSQTFTQGIGFDQTTLLAILNSAAGLQAANVCKQVHALSVKSGFLCDTFVINSLVDSYGKCIQLDDAARIFDECPTPDLPSFTSLITAYALLGQGEEAMKLYLKLQDMDLKPDSFVCSSLLNACANLSAYEQGKQIHAHVLKFGFTTDVFAGNSLVNMYAKCGSVEDASCAFHEVPKKGIVSWSAMIGGLAQHGHAKQALHLFDEMLKDGVSPNHITLVSVLYACNHAGLVAEAKKYFETMKDSFRIEPTQEHYACMIDVLGRAGKLDDAIELVNKMPFEANASVWGALLGAARIHKNVEVGKHAAEMLFNLEPEKSGTHVLLANIYASVGLWADVAKVRRFMKTSRVKKEPGMSWIEVKDSIYTFIVGDRSHQRSDEIYGKLEELGHLMAKAGYVPMIDIDLHDVERKQKEILLSYHSEKLAVAFGLIATPPGAPIRVKKNLRICLDCHTTFKFMCKIVSREIIIRDINRFHHFKDGFCSCGDYW, from the coding sequence ATGGTTTTCGAATCAAATTTTTGGCGCCTTTCACAAAACTCGTATTTTTCCTACACAAAGCTCCTTTTACATCTTTCCCAAACAAAATCTTTAACCCCAGGTCTTCAAATCCAAGCCCATTTAACCAAACTTGGCTTAAATGACAGCAAGCATAGAAACCATTTAATTAATTTACACTCGAACTGTGGTTATTTTGACAATGCACGTAAACTGCTCGACGAAAGTCCTGAACCAGATTTAGTTTCTTGGTCATCTTTAATTTCTGGGTATACCAAGAATGGTTTTGGTAAAGATGCTTTAAGGGCTTTTTTCAAAATGCATTCCTTGGGTCTTAAATGTAATGAGTTCACTTTTCCTAGTGTGCTTAAGGCGTGTTCAGTTGAAAAGGAGCTGTTTTTGGGTAAGCAGATTCATGGGGTTGTTGTGGTTACGGGATTTGATTGTGATGTTTTCGTTGCGAATACGTTGGTTGTTATGTACGCTAAATGTGGCGAGCTTGTGGAGTCTAGGATGTTGTTTGAGGAAATTCCGGAAAGGAATGTTGTTTCTTGGAACGCGTTGTTTTCTTGTTATACACAGAATGATTTTTTTAGTGAGGCAATGTGTATGTTTCGTGATATGATTGGTAGAGGAGTTAGGCCTGATGAATATAGTTTGTCGAATATATTGAATGCTTGTACTGGGTTAGGAGATATTGttgaaggaaagaaaatacatGGGTATTTGGTGAAGCTTGGTTATGATTATGATCCATTCTCGTCTAATGCACTTGTTGACATGTATGCAAAAGGGGGAGATCTTAAGGATGCTATTAGAGCTTTTGGGGGAATTGTGGTACCTGACATTGTTTCATGGAATGCTATTATTGCTGGTTGCGTTCTTCATCAATGCCAAACCCAGGCTATAGATATGTTGAATCAGATGAGAAGGTCAGGAATTTGGCCAAACATGTTCACTTTATCAAGTGCTCTCAAGGCTTGTGCCGCACTAGAGCTCCCTGAGTTGGGTAAAGTGTTACACTCTCTTTTGATAAAGAAAGATATCATTTTGGATTCATTTGTGAGTGTTGGTCTTATTGATATGTATTGCAAGTGTGATTTAACCAAGGATGCGAGGTTGATCTATGATCTGATGCCCGGGAAGGACTTAATTGCGTTGAATGCTATGATCTCTGGTTACTCACAGAATGAGGCAGACGGTGCATGTCTAGACCTTTTTAGTCAGACATTCACTCAAGGGATTGGATTTGATCAGACAACCTTACTTGCCATCCTCAACTCTGCTGCTGGCTTGCAGGCTGCCAATGTCTGCAAACAAGTCCATGCACTCTCTGTGAAGTCGGGATTTTTGTGTGACACCTTTGTAATAAACAGTCTTGTTGATTCTTATGGAAAATGTATCCAGCTGGATGATGCAGCTAGAATTTTTGACGAGTGCCCTACTCCAGATTTGCCATCTTTTACCTCTCTTATAACAGCTTATGCTTTACTTGGTCAAGGTGAAGAAGCCATGAAACTGTATCTGAAGTTACAGGACATGGATCTCAAGCCAGACTCATTTGTTTGCAGTTCTCTCCTAAATGCATGTGCAAATCTATCAGCATACGAGCAGGGGAAACAAATACATGCTCATGTTTTGAAGTTTGGGTTCACGACAGATGTGTTTGCTGGTAATTCTCTAGTTAATATGTATGCCAAGTGTGGAAGTGTAGAGGATGCTAGCTGTGCTTTCCATGAGGTTCCGAAGAAAGGTATCGTTTCATGGTCGGCAATGATTGGAGGACTTGCCCAACACGGACATGCGAAACAGGCGCTTCATTTATTTGATGAGATGTTGAAAGATGGTGTATCTCCAAATCACATTACACTAGTTAGTGTCCTTTATGCATGCAACCATGCTGGCTTAGTTGCAGAAGCCAAGAAGTATTTTGAAACAATGAAAGACTCGTTTAGGATTGAACCAACTCAAGAGCATTATGCATGCATGATTGATGTCCTAGGCAGAGCAGGAAAACTAGATGACGCTATTGAGCTAGTAAATAAGATGCCTTTTGAAGCTAATGCATCTGTCTGGGGTGCTCTTCTGGGTGCTGCAAGAATCCACAAGAACGTAGAGGTAGGGAAACATGCTGCTGAGATGCTTTTTAATCTTGAACCAGAGAAATCTGGCACTCATGTTCTCCTTGCAAATATTTATGCATCAGTTGGGTTGTGGGCAGATGTTGCAAAAGTAAGAAGATTCATGAAGACCAGCAGAGTAAAAAAGGAACCTGGTATGAGTTGGATTGAAGTTAAAGATAGTATTTACACATTTATAGTTGGAGACAGAAGCCATCAGCGAAGTGATGAAATATATGGCAAACTGGAGGAGTTGGGACATCTAATGGCTAAAGCTGGTTATGTTCCTATGATAGATATTGATCTCCATGATGTAGAGAGGAAACAAAAGGAGATTCTTCTCTCCTATCATAGTGAGAAACTAGCTGTTGCATTTGGGCTGATTGCTACACCTCCTGGTGCTCCTATTAGAGTGAAGAAGAACCTTCGGATTTGTTTGGACTGCCATACAACATTTAAGTTCATGTGTAAAATCGTCTCTAGGGAGATCATTATTAGAGATATTAACCGGTTTCACCATTTCAAAGACGGATTTTGTTCATGTGGAGATTACTGGTGA